One segment of Nothobranchius furzeri strain GRZ-AD chromosome 13, NfurGRZ-RIMD1, whole genome shotgun sequence DNA contains the following:
- the prss16 gene encoding mucin-2 isoform X2: MWTKMISSPTYSFILLLFLCAVDSGRILSKIKDCVRDHQLQKNQDYLLTLTASDHQLLPQVKESWIYQPLDHFNRQDINTFPQRFFVNEAYWQCPDGPVFLFIGGEGPIHELDVLIGHHADMAKEHRALLLAVEHRFYGNSINQDGLKAENLAVLSSQQALADLAVFHQYISQSFNLSCRNTWISFGGSYSGALSAWFRGKAVGLSLMNEAVGGSEKCFAKVREAFARVETALMGGNSSQVAVDFGCCQTPKNLDDQTELVQNLADIIMGAVQYNEEGVLMSIAELCGVMTSPSEEEEAEMGAYRQLIKLSQVYRSTSEETCLDISHEKTMKDLMDTSVHTHRRAERQWTYQTCTEFGFCMTHTHTHTHTHTHTHTHTHTHTHARTHARTHTHTHTHTHTHTHTYTYTHTHTHTHTHTHTHTGTHTHTHTHTHTHTHTHMHTHTHTHAHTHTQAHTHTHTHTHTGTHTHTHTHTHSGTHTHTHVRTHMHTHTHTHTHTHTLRHTHTHTHTRAHTHMHTHTHTHTHTHTHTGTHTHTHTHTHTHTLTHTHTHTRAHTHTHVHAHTHTHTHTHSHTHTHTCAHTHTHVHAHTHTHTHTRAHTHAHTHTHTHAHTHMHTHTHTHTHTGTHTHTHTHTHTHTHSHTHTHTRAHTHTHTHTHTCAHTRTHTHTHTHVRTHTCTHTHTHTHTHTHTHTHTRTHARTHARTHTHTHTHTHTYTYTYTHTHTHRHTHTHTHTPTPTPTHTHTHTGTHTHTHTHTHTHTRTHARTHAHTHTHTHTHTHLHLHLHTHTHTHTHTHTHTYTYTYTHTHTHRHTHTHTHTHTHTHTHTCTHTHTHTHTHTHRHTHTHTHTHTQAHTHTHTHTHTQAHTHTHTCAHTCTHTHTHTHTHTHSGTHTHTHTHVRTHTCTHTHTHTHTHTHTHTGTHTHTHTHTHTLTHTHTHTRAHTHTHTCTHTHTHTHTHVRTHTHTHTHTHMRTHTCTHTHTHTHTQAHTHTHTHTHTHSHTHTHTRAHTHTHTHTHSGTHTHTHTRAHTHAHTHTHTHVRTHTCTHTHTHTHTHTHTHTHTHTHTHTHTHTHTPMF, encoded by the exons ATGTGGACCAAGATGATTTCTTCACCAACTTACAGTTTcattcttcttctctttctctgTGCGGTCGATTCAG GACGGATTTTGAGTAAAATCAAGGATTGTGTACGTGACCACCAACTGCAGAAAAACCAGGATTATCTTCTGACCCTGACTGCCAGTGATCACCAGCTGCTCCCACAGGTGAAAGAATCTTGGATCTATCAGCCGCTGGATCACTTCAATCGACAGGACATCAACACCTTCCCTCAG AGGTTCTTTGTGAATGAGGCCTACTGGCAGTGCCCTGATGGTCCAGTGTTTCTATTCATTGGTGGAGAAGGGCCCATCCATGAGTTGGATGTTCTTATAG GTCATCATGCTGACATGGCTAAAGAGCACAGGGCTCTGCTGCTGGCTGTGGAACACCGTTTCTATGGCAACAGCATCAACCAAGATGGCCTAAAAGCAGAGAACCTGGCAGTCCTGAGCAGCCAGCAGGC GCTTGCTGACTTGGCGGTTTTTCACCAATACATCAGTCAGAGCTTCAACCTGAGCTGCAGGAACACCTGGATCAGCTTCGGAGGCTCGTATTCTGGAGCTCTGTCGGCCTGGTTTAGAGGAAAG GCTGTCGGCTTGAGTCTGATGAACGAGGCTGTTGGTGGCTCGGAGAAA TGTTTTGCTAAAGTCCGGGAGGCGTTTGCTCGTGTTGAAACAGCGCTGATGGGAGGGAATTCAAGCCAGGTTGCTGTGGACTTTGGTTGCTGTCAGACTCCCAAGAATCTCGATGATCAG ACTGAGCTTGTGCAAAACCTGGCTGACATCATAATGGGAGCTGTGCAGTATAATGAAGAGGGCGTGCTCATGTCTATAGCCGAGCTCTGCGGTGTCATGACCAGTCCTAGTGAGGAAGAGGAGGCAGAGATGGGGGCCTACAGACAGCTTATTAAACTCTCACAG GTTTACCGCTCCACCTCTGAGGAGACGTGTCTGGACATTTCTCATGAGAAAACCATGAAGGATCTGATGGACACATCTGTCCACACGCATAGAAGAGCTGAGAGACAGTGGACATACCAGACCTGCACTGAGTTTGGCTTttgtatgacacacacacacacacacacacacacacacacacacacacacacacacacacacacacacacgcacgcacgcacgcacgcacgcacacacacacacacacacacacacacacacacacacacacacacctacacctacacacacacacacacacacacacacacacacacacacacacacacaggcacacacacacacacacacacacacacacacacacacacacacacacacatgcacacacacacacacacacacgcacacacacacacacaggcacacacacacacacacacacacacacacacaggcacacacacacacacacacacacacacacactcaggcacacacacacacacacacgtgcgcacacacatgcacacacacacacacacacacacacacacacacacactcaggcacacacacacacacacacacacacgtgcgcacacacacatgcacacacacacacacacacacacacacacacacacacacacaggcacacacacacacacacacacacacacacacacacacacactcactcacacacacacacacacacgtgcgcacacacacacacacgtgcacgcacacacacacacacacacacacactcactcacacacacacacacacacgtgcgcacacacacacacacacgtgcacgcacacacacacacacacacacacacacgtgcgcacacacacgcacacacacacacacacacacatgcgcacacacacatgcacacacacacacacacacacacacacacaggcacacacacacacacacacacacacacacacacacacactcactcacacacacacacacacacacgtgcgcacacacacacacacacacacacacacacgtgcgcacacacacgcacacacacacacacacacacacacgtgcgcacacacacatgcacacacacacacacacacacacacacacacacacacacacacacacacacacgcacgcacgcacgcacgcacgcacgcacacacacacacacacacacacacacacacacctacacctacacctacacacacacacacacacacaggcacacacacacacacacacacacacctacacctacacctacacacacacacacacacacaggcacacacacacacacacacacacacacacacacacacacacgcacgcacgcacgcacgcacgcacacacacacacacacacacacacacacacacacctacacctacacctacacacacacacacacacacacacacacacacacacacacacctacacctacacctacacacacacacacacacacaggcacacacacacacacacacacacacacacacacacacacacacacacatgcacacacacacacacacacacgcacacacacacacacaggcacacacacacacacacacacacacacacacaggcacacacacacacacacacacacacacacactcaggcacacacacacacacacacgtgcgcacacacatgcacacacacacacacacacacacacacacacacacactcaggcacacacacacacacacacacacacgtgcgcacacacacatgcacacacacacacacacacacacacacacacacacacacacacacaggcacacacacacacacacacacacacacacacacactcactcacacacacacacacacacgtgcgcacacacacacacacacgtgcacgcacacacacacacacacacacacacacgtgcgcacacacacgcacacacacacacacacacacatgcgcacacacacatgcacacacacacacacacacacacacacacaggcacacacacacacacacacacacacacacactcactcacacacacacacacacacacgtgcgcacacacacacacacacacacacacactcaggcacacacacacacacacacacacgtgcgcacacacacgcacacacacacacacacacacacgtgcgcacacacacatgcacacacacacacacacacacacacacacacacacacacacacacacacacacacacacacacacacacacacacacacacacacacacccatgttcTGA
- the prss16 gene encoding mucin-2 isoform X1, whose protein sequence is MWTKMISSPTYSFILLLFLCAVDSGRILSKIKDCVRDHQLQKNQDYLLTLTASDHQLLPQVKESWIYQPLDHFNRQDINTFPQRFFVNEAYWQCPDGPVFLFIGGEGPIHELDVLIGHHADMAKEHRALLLAVEHRFYGNSINQDGLKAENLAVLSSQQALADLAVFHQYISQSFNLSCRNTWISFGGSYSGALSAWFRGKFPNLVYGAVASSAPVQAKLDFSGYNKAVGLSLMNEAVGGSEKCFAKVREAFARVETALMGGNSSQVAVDFGCCQTPKNLDDQTELVQNLADIIMGAVQYNEEGVLMSIAELCGVMTSPSEEEEAEMGAYRQLIKLSQVYRSTSEETCLDISHEKTMKDLMDTSVHTHRRAERQWTYQTCTEFGFCMTHTHTHTHTHTHTHTHTHTHTHARTHARTHTHTHTHTHTHTHTYTYTHTHTHTHTHTHTHTGTHTHTHTHTHTHTHTHMHTHTHTHAHTHTQAHTHTHTHTHTGTHTHTHTHTHSGTHTHTHVRTHMHTHTHTHTHTHTLRHTHTHTHTRAHTHMHTHTHTHTHTHTHTGTHTHTHTHTHTHTLTHTHTHTRAHTHTHVHAHTHTHTHTHSHTHTHTCAHTHTHVHAHTHTHTHTRAHTHAHTHTHTHAHTHMHTHTHTHTHTGTHTHTHTHTHTHTHSHTHTHTRAHTHTHTHTHTCAHTRTHTHTHTHVRTHTCTHTHTHTHTHTHTHTHTRTHARTHARTHTHTHTHTHTYTYTYTHTHTHRHTHTHTHTPTPTPTHTHTHTGTHTHTHTHTHTHTRTHARTHAHTHTHTHTHTHLHLHLHTHTHTHTHTHTHTYTYTYTHTHTHRHTHTHTHTHTHTHTHTCTHTHTHTHTHTHRHTHTHTHTHTQAHTHTHTHTHTQAHTHTHTCAHTCTHTHTHTHTHTHSGTHTHTHTHVRTHTCTHTHTHTHTHTHTHTGTHTHTHTHTHTLTHTHTHTRAHTHTHTCTHTHTHTHTHVRTHTHTHTHTHMRTHTCTHTHTHTHTQAHTHTHTHTHTHSHTHTHTRAHTHTHTHTHSGTHTHTHTRAHTHAHTHTHTHVRTHTCTHTHTHTHTHTHTHTHTHTHTHTHTHTHTPMF, encoded by the exons ATGTGGACCAAGATGATTTCTTCACCAACTTACAGTTTcattcttcttctctttctctgTGCGGTCGATTCAG GACGGATTTTGAGTAAAATCAAGGATTGTGTACGTGACCACCAACTGCAGAAAAACCAGGATTATCTTCTGACCCTGACTGCCAGTGATCACCAGCTGCTCCCACAGGTGAAAGAATCTTGGATCTATCAGCCGCTGGATCACTTCAATCGACAGGACATCAACACCTTCCCTCAG AGGTTCTTTGTGAATGAGGCCTACTGGCAGTGCCCTGATGGTCCAGTGTTTCTATTCATTGGTGGAGAAGGGCCCATCCATGAGTTGGATGTTCTTATAG GTCATCATGCTGACATGGCTAAAGAGCACAGGGCTCTGCTGCTGGCTGTGGAACACCGTTTCTATGGCAACAGCATCAACCAAGATGGCCTAAAAGCAGAGAACCTGGCAGTCCTGAGCAGCCAGCAGGC GCTTGCTGACTTGGCGGTTTTTCACCAATACATCAGTCAGAGCTTCAACCTGAGCTGCAGGAACACCTGGATCAGCTTCGGAGGCTCGTATTCTGGAGCTCTGTCGGCCTGGTTTAGAGGAAAG TTTCCCAATCTGGTCTATGGCGCTGTGGCCTCTTCAGCTCCAGTCCAGGCAAAGCTGGACTTCTCTGGATACAACAAA GCTGTCGGCTTGAGTCTGATGAACGAGGCTGTTGGTGGCTCGGAGAAA TGTTTTGCTAAAGTCCGGGAGGCGTTTGCTCGTGTTGAAACAGCGCTGATGGGAGGGAATTCAAGCCAGGTTGCTGTGGACTTTGGTTGCTGTCAGACTCCCAAGAATCTCGATGATCAG ACTGAGCTTGTGCAAAACCTGGCTGACATCATAATGGGAGCTGTGCAGTATAATGAAGAGGGCGTGCTCATGTCTATAGCCGAGCTCTGCGGTGTCATGACCAGTCCTAGTGAGGAAGAGGAGGCAGAGATGGGGGCCTACAGACAGCTTATTAAACTCTCACAG GTTTACCGCTCCACCTCTGAGGAGACGTGTCTGGACATTTCTCATGAGAAAACCATGAAGGATCTGATGGACACATCTGTCCACACGCATAGAAGAGCTGAGAGACAGTGGACATACCAGACCTGCACTGAGTTTGGCTTttgtatgacacacacacacacacacacacacacacacacacacacacacacacacacacacacacacacgcacgcacgcacgcacgcacgcacacacacacacacacacacacacacacacacacacacacacacctacacctacacacacacacacacacacacacacacacacacacacacacacacaggcacacacacacacacacacacacacacacacacacacacacacacacacatgcacacacacacacacacacacgcacacacacacacacaggcacacacacacacacacacacacacacacacaggcacacacacacacacacacacacacacacactcaggcacacacacacacacacacgtgcgcacacacatgcacacacacacacacacacacacacacacacacacactcaggcacacacacacacacacacacacacgtgcgcacacacacatgcacacacacacacacacacacacacacacacacacacacacaggcacacacacacacacacacacacacacacacacacacacactcactcacacacacacacacacacgtgcgcacacacacacacacgtgcacgcacacacacacacacacacacacactcactcacacacacacacacacacgtgcgcacacacacacacacacgtgcacgcacacacacacacacacacacacacacgtgcgcacacacacgcacacacacacacacacacacatgcgcacacacacatgcacacacacacacacacacacacacacacaggcacacacacacacacacacacacacacacacacacacactcactcacacacacacacacacacacgtgcgcacacacacacacacacacacacacacacgtgcgcacacacacgcacacacacacacacacacacacacgtgcgcacacacacatgcacacacacacacacacacacacacacacacacacacacacacacacacacacgcacgcacgcacgcacgcacgcacgcacacacacacacacacacacacacacacacacctacacctacacctacacacacacacacacacacaggcacacacacacacacacacacacacctacacctacacctacacacacacacacacacacaggcacacacacacacacacacacacacacacacacacacacacgcacgcacgcacgcacgcacgcacacacacacacacacacacacacacacacacacctacacctacacctacacacacacacacacacacacacacacacacacacacacacctacacctacacctacacacacacacacacacacaggcacacacacacacacacacacacacacacacacacacacacacacacatgcacacacacacacacacacacgcacacacacacacacaggcacacacacacacacacacacacacacacacaggcacacacacacacacacacacacacacacactcaggcacacacacacacacacacgtgcgcacacacatgcacacacacacacacacacacacacacacacacacactcaggcacacacacacacacacacacacacgtgcgcacacacacatgcacacacacacacacacacacacacacacacacacacacacacacaggcacacacacacacacacacacacacacacacacactcactcacacacacacacacacacgtgcgcacacacacacacacacgtgcacgcacacacacacacacacacacacacacgtgcgcacacacacgcacacacacacacacacacacatgcgcacacacacatgcacacacacacacacacacacacacacacaggcacacacacacacacacacacacacacacactcactcacacacacacacacacacacgtgcgcacacacacacacacacacacacacactcaggcacacacacacacacacacacacgtgcgcacacacacgcacacacacacacacacacacacgtgcgcacacacacatgcacacacacacacacacacacacacacacacacacacacacacacacacacacacacacacacacacacacacacacacacacacacacccatgttcTGA